CATGGTCCTGCATGGGCTAACTCACTTTTTGAAGATAATGCAGAATATGGCTTTGGTATGGTTCTTGCAGTAAAACAACAAAGAGAAAAGCTTGCTGATTTGGTAAAGGAAGCTCTTGAACTTGATATAACACCTGAACTTAAAGACGCTTTAAAATCATGGCTTGACAATATGAATAATGCTGAAATAACAAAGAAAGCATATAAAACAATAGTTCCACTCATTGAAGGCTATAATACAGCCGATGCTAAAGTTAAAGAAGTTCTAAATGAGATACTCGACAGAAAAGAATTCATCGTGAAAAAGTCTCAGTGGATATTCGGTGGCGATGGTTGGGCATATGATATAGGCTTTGGTGGTCTCGACCATGTTCTTGCATCAGGTGAAGACGTAAATGTACTCGTATTTGATACTGAAGTATATTCGAATACTGGTGGACAGTCATCAAAATCAACACCTGTCGGTGCTGTTGCACAGTTTGCTGCAGCTGGTAAAGCAGTTGGCAAGAAAGACCTCGGAAGAATTGCTATGAGTTATGGTTATGTATATGTAGCACAGGTTGCTATGGGTGCAAATCAAGCTCAGCTTCTAAAAGCATTGAAAGAAGCTGAAAGCTATCCAGGTCCATCACTTATAATTGCTTATGCACCATGTATTAACCACGGTATCAGAATTGGTATGGGTTGCAGCCAAATTGAAGAGAAAAAAGCAGTTGAAGCAGGATACTGGCATCTGTACAGATATAATCCGCTTCTTAAGGCCGAAGGCAAAAATCCGTTTATACTTGATTCAAAAGCACCTACTGCTCCATACAGAGAATTTATCATGGGTGAGGTTCGTTACTCATCACTTGCAAAGGCATTCCCTGAAAGAGCGGAAAAACTATTTAGCAAAGCTGAAGAACTCGCAAAAGAAAAATATGAAACATATGCTAAACTTGCAAAAGAAAACTAATATAAAATATATATTAAATGAGCGAAGAATAATCTTCGCTCATTATTTTTTGTATTTGAATTTATTTTACTTTGTCTAATAATTAAAAGCATAGCGTTATTAAAAACAAAATAAAGGATTTTTGTACTTTTTGTAGAATATATAATTAAAATGAGTTTTATCTCGGAGGTTTCATAATGGGGGATCTCATTAAGTTTGAAACACACAAACATATTTATTATGATTCTTATAAAAGATGTGACTTTTCATCTGTAAGAAAAGACTTAAATTATCTTTTAAAAGGTGATTTTGATTATAATATATCATATAAAGCTAAAGCATTAATTGATATTTTTAAAGAAGCTGTAGCAAAAATAAATATGAAAAATAATTTAAGAGAGTACATATACATATTGTGTGACAATAAAGCAAATATACTTGATGTAATATCACCGGACAGCTTTATTGACTTTTGTGATTCTATTAATTTAAAACCAGGTTATAGTTTGAATGAAAAGTATTCCGGAACAAATGCCGTGGCACTTGCACTTATGGAAAAATGTAAAGTTTTTATTAAAAAAGAAGAACATTATTGTGCACTTTTCCATAATCTATATTGTATTGCAAATCCTATATTTGGTGACCAAAATAAAATAATTGGTGCATTTGATATATCTTATATATCTGATAAAAATTATATTTACATGCCTAATTACAAAAATTTTATATGTTAATAAAAAGATCCCTCTATATTTTAAAATGGTCTTGTTTAACAATGTAAAGTTTTATATAATTAATGTTATGAACTATACATTGAGGAGCGAATGATATGAAGGAAAAAATAAAGATGACAAATCCCATCGTTGAATTAAATGGTGACGAAATGACCAGAATTATCTGGAAGATGATTAAAGAAATGCTTATCGAGCCTTTTGTGGAGCTTAAAGCAGAATATTATGATCTAGGTTTAAAAAATAGAGATATAACAGATGATCAAGTTACAATTGATGCAGCAAATGCCATAAAAAAATATAAAGTCGGTGTTAAGTGCGCAACAATAACACCTAATGCTCAAAGGATGGAAGAATATAAGCTTAAAAAGATGTGGAAAAGTCCAAACGGTACCATAAGAGCAATACTTGACGGTACTGTTTTCAGAACACCAATTATAGTAAAAGGAATACGTCCTCTTGTTGGAAATTGGGTAAAACCTATTACCATCGCGCGTCATGCATATGGTGATATATACAAAGATGTCGAATATCGTGTCGAGAAATCAGCAAAAGCAGAACTTGTTATAACATATGAAAATGGCGAAGTAGTAAGGCAGACTGTACATGATTTTAAAGGCCCCGGTGTATTGATGGGAATGCATAATCTTGACGCCTCAATAGAAAGCTTCGCAAGAGCATGTTTTAATTATGCCCTAAATCAAAAACACGATTTATGGTTTGCAACAAAAGACACCATATCTAAAACATATGACCATACTTTTAAGGACATTTTTAATCATATATACGAAAATGAATATAAGGATAAATTTAATGAAGCAGGCATTGAATATTTCTATACATTGATAGATGATGCTGTAGCAAGAGTCATAAGGTCAGAAGGCGGTATGATATGGGCATGTAAAAATTACGATGGTGATGTAATGTCAGATATGGTAGCGACTGCATTTGGAAGCCTCGCCATGATGACATCTGTCTTAGTATCTCCTGATGGTAACTATGAATATGAAGCAGCTCATGGCACAGTAACTCGTCATTATTACAAATATCTAAAAGGTGAAGAAACATCTACAAATCCAATCGCTACTATCTTTGCATGGACCGGAGCACTTAGAAAGCGCGGTGAATTAGATGAAAATAAGTCACTTATAAAGTTTGCTGAAAAACTTGAGGTAGCTTCACTTAAACCAATAGAAAATGGAATAATGACGAAAGACCTTGCTATGATATCAAATCTACCGAATAAAAAAGCTGTAAATACTAAGGAATTTCTAAACGAAATTAAAAATAATCTCGAGAAAATAATATAAATTGCCTTAAAAAATGCCCTTAATGAATTAAAGGGCATTTTGTTTTGATTTTTACTATAATCTGTTTATCAGGGGGAATAACGTTGGTTTTCTTAAAAGGAATCGAAAGCATATTGCCAATTATAATAATTATTATTGTAGGATATGTACTCACAATGAAAAAATGGTTTGACGTAAAAACATCTGAATTATTCTCAAAAATTGTAGTAAATATTTCGCTTCCCGCCCTTATGTTTTACAATGTCATGAACAATATAAATAAAAATCAGCTTGTTCATATGGGGCTTGGCTTAATTACAGCTTTTCTAAGTATTTTTATATCATACGTAATCGCTCATTTTCTAATAATAATTCTAAGATTAGACCGAAAAAAAATAGGTTTATTCTCGGCTATATTTGCTTTTTCAAATACAATTTTTGTTGGGCTACCTGTTAATCAGGCTCTTTTTGGTGATAAAGCTGTTCCCTATGTCCTACTATATTATGTTGCAAACACGACACTTTTTTGGACTATAGGTTTATATAACATTAGAAGAGATGTTGAAGATATTAAAGATGGTTTTTCTATTATCGATGCCATTAAAAAGATTATTTCCCCGCCTTTATTGGGTTATTTAATGGGTGTTTTATTTATAGTATTTGGGCTTAAAATGCCTCATTTTATTATGGACACTGCTAGATACATTGGTGATATGACGACACCTTTATCGATGCTTTTTATTGGTATATCGATATATTTAACAGATTTAAGGGATTTTAAGTTGGATAAGACTATGTGGTTTTTATTTCTTGGAAGGTCAATTATAACGCCCTTGATAGCAATTTTAATGCTTCACTTCTTTAATCTAAATATTTTAATGAAAAAAGTATTCGTAATACAAAGTGCACTTCCCGTTATGACACAAATTGCAATTGTATCCCATGCATATAATAACGACCAAAAGTATCCTGCTATCATGATAGCAATAACGAACCTTTTAAGCTTAATCATTATACCCGCTTATATGTACTTAATAAATATTTTATTTTAAGATTTAAAAATTTAAAAAATTAAAGATCTTGATATATATACTTAAATTAAAAGGGCAGATTTACTACCCTTTTATATTCATAATGTATTTGCTGTAGTATTAGTAGTATTTGTTGATGTTCCACTGGAAGTCTTCCCTGATTTATTTTTACTTCCCTTTAAATAATTTAATATATCCTGCTCCTGTTGTGATGTAATTTTATTGTCCTTTACCGCTTGGTCAAGGGCATTTTTAAATTTCGCATATGAATTTTCATATTTACCAAAATTTTTTAAAAACCCTTTATACATTCTATTAATTTCTGGTGGATATCCATTGCCATCCCATTTGTTGACCTTGTCAGTGTAATTCTTAATCAATTCATTTGCCTTATCTTGTGTAAGCTTACCTTCCTGAACTCTTTTGTTTATATCAGTTGTAAAATCGCTAATTAATTTTTGTTTCTTCTGATCGAGTGTCAAATTGTTAAAGTCTTTGATTTTCTGTTCTACACTGTTGATTTTTGCTATTAAACTGTCCATCTTGTCTTTGCTAATTTTGCCTTCATTGTACTTTTCAGTTATTTTTGCTTTGAGATTTTCAAGTCTTGTAATTGGATCAACTTTTGTAGGAGCAGTTTGTGCTGTGGAGTTATTACCATTTGTTTGCTGTGGTGCAACAGTTTCATCTGCAAAAGCCATTGTAGATAATAACATCACACCCATTACAGCGATTGCCAATATTTTTTTGCCTTTTGACATCAATCATTACCTCCTTTGAAATTGATATTATTATTATATCCACAAGTTGTGTCACAATTTTGTTAGAGTAATTAATAATTTGTAAAACTTATATATAACCATTCAAGAAAAAATTGCATAATGTTGCTGACTTGTAGAAAAATATATGAAGAAATTAATTTTTAGGAGGAATAGAATGAAAGCAACAAAAAGATTAATAGCTATTTTTTTAATATCGGTTTTTGCTTTAAGCCTTGTTTCATGTAAGACAAAGTCAAAAACATCCACACAAAAACCTACAGCTCCAAAAACACCTACAATAGCTTATAAAGATGGTACATATACTGGTGCTGGACCAAAATGGTCAAAAGGAAGTGAAGATGCTACAGTAGTTATTAAAGGTGGTAAAATAACTAATATTACACTAAGAAGGCTTGATACAAGTGGTAAAGAAATAGATTACAACAAATGGACTGGACAAAAAGATCCTAAGTCAGGCAAGGTCTTCCCTAATCTAAAAAAATTTAGAGTGGATATGGCAAAAAGGATGATAGATAAACAGACATATAACGTTGATACCATAGCAGGTGCAACAGAATCTACAAAAAACTGGAAGATAGCTGTAAAAAATGCGCTTGAAAAAGCGAAGAAATAAAATATGGAAAAGTGCACATATAGTCCCTATAAAAGTAGGGGCTTTTCATTGTAAATTTTCAATATATATTATAAAATTAATATATATGAAGGGAGTGAAAATAATGGATGCTTTATCAAAAGCAAAGAAATTTTATAAAGATGAATTTGAATCAAAGCAACTTTATTCATATTTGGCAAAAGTTGAAACTAATCCGGAAATTAAAGAAACTTTTAATGAGTTGACAAAGATTGAAGCAAAACATGCAAAGTTTTGGTATATGTTTTTAAATGAAAGAGGTATAAATGTAAGTGCAATATTACATAATCATAGACTATGGATTTATAAAATATTGAGAATGTTACTTGGAAACCGATTATTTATAACAATTTTGGAAATGAAGGAATCAAATAGCACCGATGAATATTATAATTATTATAATGATCCAATTTTGACTGAAAAGGAGCGGAATTATCTATCACAAATAATAGAAGACGAATTAGAACATGAAAAAAACTTTGGTAAGCAAAAAGGGAATTCCGACTTTGGTAATATACGTGATTTTATACTTGGCATGAACGATGGCCTTGTTGAAATACTTGGTACAGTAACAGGTCTTACTGCGGTATATCCAAAGAGCTCATTGGCTGTTGGAACATCTGGCCTTGTTGTCGGCATTGCCGGTGCACTATCAATGGCAATAGGCGCATATACATCTGTAAGATCCCAAAGACAAGTTAATGAAGGTATTAAAAACAAAATGGAACTTTTATTTAATGTTTCAAAGGACAGAGCAAAGGAAGAATTATTAAGTAAATTAAATGATTCTGGCATACCCAATGATATTAGTAAGGAAGTCGTAGAAAAATTAGGTGATAATAAAGATGCAATGACAAATCTTCTTGTAGAAGATGTTAAAGAAAATGAAATAAAATCAGCATTATATACAGGTATAGCATACCTTGTAGGACTTGTATTCCCTGTTATACCATACTTTTTTGTAGCATCTTCATCCCTTGTTGCGCTTGTATTTTCTGTAATTTTTGCGGCTATTGCTTTATCAATTGTAGGTACTGTTGTCTCAATTGCATCTGAAAGCCTTTCTATAAAAAGTAAAATAATTGAAATGGTTGTAACTGGTCTTGGTGCTGCTGCACTTTCATATTTATTCGGCAAATTAGTTCAGCTAATTTTCGGCATTCAAGCATAAAATGGCGTTTACCGCCATTTTATTTTACCTTTCTTTTTACATGTTTGTAGTAATACGATATAAATATTGTAAAAACATAATCATAAAATAGAAATAAAAATTGCAATGTTAATAAAAATACTATAATAGGATACTTAGTAACGTATAATCTCATCATAAAAAAATTGCTAAAAATATTATATGTAGTAAATAAGTCAATATTGAAAAACAAGAGTTTTAAAATGATTTCTATATATTTGGTTTTACTTTTTTGTTCTATAAATGATTTTATTAGTCCATAACATCCAAATAACAATATATAAAATGCAGCTATAAATTTATTTGGTAATAACAATACTGTAAGAACAGATGTAACAATATAAAATATAAATCCAGTTCCCATATTGCTTTCAATTACAATAGTGGCAACTACAAAAGATGAAAGAGCAAGCAAAAAGAATCTGCTCGTCGGTAAAACAGATGCAATGTAGAGTATAATCAAATTTATTGCGGCTAATATACCACCAAGAGCAATGGATCTTGTCTTCGCCATAAATTCATCTCCTTAAAAACATCTGCATATATCTCCGCCCATACATTCACAGCATGTATCACAGGCCCATAAAGTAAATAGTGCCTGACAACAATCATCACGGTCTGTCCTTCTATAGACATCCCCTTGGTAAGCACCTCTTTGCATTTCCATATTATTTAACGCTTCACGATACTCAACATTATTTGGTTCCATATTTACAGCTGTTCTAAAGTTATTATAAGCCTCTCCAAATCTGCCTCTACGATAGTTTATATGACCATAAAGATAATACCACCGAGCACTTCTATTCCTTATATTATTCAATATGTTTTCAGCAGTATAAATATCATTTCGATTCAAGGCATTAATTACCTCGTAATACATGCTTTCATCATCACTATATGCACTTTCACTATTATTATAACTTCTTCCATATCCGTTATTACTGTTGGTACTTGTATTTCCTTCCATAATCGCTTTATATGCATCATTTATCTCTCTTAATTTTTCTTCTGCAAGGTCTCTTAGAGGGTTATCACCATATTGGTCTGGATGATATTTTTTAACAAGTTCTCTATACGCTTTTTTTACTTCCTCAATTGAAGCTCCTTCTTTTAATCCTAATACTTCATATGGGTTTTGCATGATTTTTCTCCTTCCACTATTCTTCTAAATTCTATAAATAAACCTATTTTAAATATATTTTCTATTATTCCGATATTCTTCTTGAATTTTATTCTTTCATATATATTAGCAATATTTGACAATGTAAAAGTAAGATTAAAATTAGTCCAATCATCAATTTCTTTCTTAATATTATAATCCATCCCGTTATAGTTAAATTGCAAAACAAATGGATTATAATTTGATCTTTTTATATCCTCCTCCATATCGTTATAAGCATCGATTATATATATAAATCTTCCAAGATGATATGCAATTTCTTTGATATTTTTAGCACTATCTTTATCTACGTCCAAATAATCATAAGCAAAAACTTCTTTTAAAATATTTGCAAATGGTTCTGCTGCAATATCTACTTTATCACATTTTTCATTTTCAAGCTTGCAAAGGTCATCAAGATATTTCTTTATAATTTGGGCCTTGTAGGGATATCTTCTATAAGACTTTATATATTGCCTTCGAAATAAAGCTTCCATTGCCCCGCTTAAAATATTTTTATTATCTTTTTTCATGTCTACAAATTTATAATAAACAAGTATTGAATTCATATCTGCAGCATATTGGATAAATGGATTATTTTTTATTATAGGCTTCTTTTTAAAAGGATTTGCAATGCACCCTTCCACAGCCATATTAATCTTTTCATTTGACAAGCCTGATAAAAAAATAGCAAGATATGTAAGCTCATAATTTAATGTAAAACGGCTTATCTCACCATATCTTTTACCTATCTCTTTGCATAATCCGCAATAATACGCTCTAAAAATATCATAATCTTTAATCTTCAACTCTGGTTTGTACGGTTTTATATATCCAAACATTTAATCTTCCCTTTAAAAAATAATCCTGATACTATTGTATCAGGATAAAATCCATATTTCAAATTAAATTATTTTTGAGTTTATATTAACTTAAATACTCTTTCAATTTTTCATTTTTATCAATAAATAAAAGGATCGGTAAACCCAATACATAACATGCGATTAGTTCACCTAATCCTACCCAAAGCATAGAGGCTATTAGCGGCAATTTTAAAACAATATTCAATTCAATACCTATAACAATAGCATTTATTATTACAGGCGGTAGCGGTGCTAAATAACGCTTAAACTTTAATTTTGACCTTCCTATATAATAGGTTATTATTGCAGCTATTAAAGTTGCTAAGGATCCAAAAACAATGTCAAGAATCCCATTGCCTCCGACAAGATTAGCTATTATACAGCCTACAAATAATCCCAGAATGGAATATGCAGAGAAAAACGGTAGAATTGTGAGTGCTTCCGCTACTCTGACTTGAATTTGACCATAACTGATTGGAGCAAGAGCTATAGTTACAACAGCATATATTGCAGCAATTAGTGCTCCAAAAACAATTTTTTTAGTGCTTTTATTCATTTTATATCTCCTCCGTAGTTTTGTTTATAGACAGGATTTTGCGAACTGTCTTTCTATTCCATTATAAAGTTAATTTATAAATAGGTCAATAAAAGATTTTTATTTTATTTAATAATGATATAATATGTTATAACAATAATTGCAGCTGCACTAATAAAAAAAGAAGGTATTTAAAAATCTGCCCTTAGATACCTTAAATATGTTATAATATTCGTAGCCTTTTGATTCAAAATAAGGTTTTGTTGATGCACCTTAACTCTAGAGAAGCTTTTAGGAATATTTTGGATTCTATTATAAAATTATATGTTAGTAATAATTCACCTAAAATAAGTATAGCACACTTTACGGAATATTTAGACAGCCACAAAACAAAGGCAAAAAGTCAATAAAGCATACCATATTTCAGGTATGCTTTTTATTTTACTTTTTTATTTTGCTACAGTCTTGTTGTAATTATCAAGTGCGCTATTGATGCTCTTTTCTGCATCATCAAGGGCTTGTTTTGGTGTTGCCTGGTTATTTAAGACCTTTTCTATATTCTTCTCTATTGTCTGCCTTGCTTCAGGGTATACGCCTATTAATGCACCTTGTGTTGCTGTGTTTATTGGTGTTGAATGAAGCTGGTCAATAGCTGTTTTAAATTGTGGATATTTTTCAAGGTGTGTCTTCATTTCAGGCAAATCATAAGCTTCCTTTGTCACAGGGAAATATCCTGTATTTTCATTCCAAAATACCTGTTCTTTCGGAGATACCATAAATTTAACGAATTCCCATGCAGCTTTTTGGTATTCATCTGATTTATTATTTAGTATCCACAATGAGGCACCACCTATTACTACTCCACCATCTTTATTATCATTTAGTGCAGGTAAATATGCTGTACCAACTTCAAATTTGCTACCAGCACCGTCTAATATTGATTTTAATGATGCTGTTGACTCTATTATCATTGCTGTACGGCCTGCAATAAATGCATTCTTTGTATCATCTGTTTTCCTTCCGAAATTACCTGCGACACCTTCATCAACAAGCTTTTTCCACCAGTTGATAATATTTAAGCCAGCATCATTATTAAATGCTACAGCTGTTGCTGCTTTATCTCTGCCATTGCCATTGTTCGCATACAATGCACCCTGTTTTGCCATAAATTGTTCAAAGAACCAACCGTATATTGCCATTGAATATCCATATTGTATAACTTTGCCTGATGCATCTTTTTTCAAAAGTTTCTTTCCATATTCTTCTATTTCCTTGAAATTCTTAGGAGGTTTATTAGGGTCTAGTCCGGCTTCTTTAAATGCATTTTTATTGTAATACAATATTGGCGTTGATGAATTAAATGGCATTGAATATAATTTATTATCAACTGTATAGTATTTTAAAAGGTTTGGCTCAAGTTTAGATGTATCAAATTTGTCCTCGTCAATAAATTTCTGCACAGGTGTTGCCCATTTACTGTCAATCATAAATTTCGTGCCTATATCATATACCTGCATAATATCTGGACCTGCTTTTGACTGCTCAGATGTCTTCAATTTGTTTAATGCATCATCATATGTTCCTTGATACTGTGCCGTAACTTTGATATTTGGATGTGATTGATTAAAGTCCTCCACCATCTTATTTATTGCTTCTCCGCCTTTACCACCCATAGCATGCCAGAATGTAAGCTCTATAACTTTGTTTTCGTTTGGCTTTTCATTAGATGTTGTTGCCTGTTTTGTACCATTTGTACATGCTGTCGCTGATAATAATACACTTCCAATTAATGCAATAGATAAAATTCTCTTAAGTCTTTTCATTTTTTACATCCTTTCTCTTAATATTTTAACCTTTCAATGCTCCGGCATTTAAGCCCTCTATAAGCTGCTTTTGTCCAAATATAAATGTTATTATTGATGGAAGTAAGATCATGATTACGCCTGCCATAATAAGTCCAAATGATTGTGAATCAGACCATTGTAGCATGCTTATGCCTATCTGTACTGTCCTCATGTTGTCTGTATTAGTTATTAAGATTGGCCACATGTATTGATTCCATGTCATCAAAAAAGAATATACAGCTAAAGATCCGATTGCCGGCCTTGAAAGGGGCATTACCACTTTTATCAAAAATTCAAATCTTTTGCAGCCATCAAGCTGTGCTGCTTCATAATAATCCTTTGGTATAGTTAAATAAAACTGCCTTAATAAAAATATTCCCAAGGCTGAGCTTAGATATGGTATAATAAGCCCTGCATATGTATTTAACCAGTTTAATTGCCGTATAGTAAGGTAATTTGCTATTATTATGGCCTCTCCGGGAATCATCATAGTTGATAGAAATATCGCAAAAATTATATTCTTTCCTTTAAATTCGTAAAATGCAAATGCATATGCTGCAAGGCTCGATGTCAATATCTGTCCTATGGTGACAATTGCCGAAACTATAAAGCTATTTAGTATAAATCGTAGTATCGGAACAGAATTAAGTGCTTCAATGTAGTTTCCCAAATACAGTGAATGTGGTATTAATTTTGGAGGATATTGAAATGCCTCACTGGCAGGCATCAAACTTATTGACAAAGCATATATAATAGGAAAAATCACGATAA
This portion of the Thermoanaerobacterium sp. RBIITD genome encodes:
- a CDS encoding NADP-dependent isocitrate dehydrogenase, with the translated sequence MKEKIKMTNPIVELNGDEMTRIIWKMIKEMLIEPFVELKAEYYDLGLKNRDITDDQVTIDAANAIKKYKVGVKCATITPNAQRMEEYKLKKMWKSPNGTIRAILDGTVFRTPIIVKGIRPLVGNWVKPITIARHAYGDIYKDVEYRVEKSAKAELVITYENGEVVRQTVHDFKGPGVLMGMHNLDASIESFARACFNYALNQKHDLWFATKDTISKTYDHTFKDIFNHIYENEYKDKFNEAGIEYFYTLIDDAVARVIRSEGGMIWACKNYDGDVMSDMVATAFGSLAMMTSVLVSPDGNYEYEAAHGTVTRHYYKYLKGEETSTNPIATIFAWTGALRKRGELDENKSLIKFAEKLEVASLKPIENGIMTKDLAMISNLPNKKAVNTKEFLNEIKNNLEKII
- a CDS encoding AEC family transporter, giving the protein MVFLKGIESILPIIIIIIVGYVLTMKKWFDVKTSELFSKIVVNISLPALMFYNVMNNINKNQLVHMGLGLITAFLSIFISYVIAHFLIIILRLDRKKIGLFSAIFAFSNTIFVGLPVNQALFGDKAVPYVLLYYVANTTLFWTIGLYNIRRDVEDIKDGFSIIDAIKKIISPPLLGYLMGVLFIVFGLKMPHFIMDTARYIGDMTTPLSMLFIGISIYLTDLRDFKLDKTMWFLFLGRSIITPLIAILMLHFFNLNILMKKVFVIQSALPVMTQIAIVSHAYNNDQKYPAIMIAITNLLSLIIIPAYMYLINILF
- a CDS encoding FMN-binding protein, with the protein product MKATKRLIAIFLISVFALSLVSCKTKSKTSTQKPTAPKTPTIAYKDGTYTGAGPKWSKGSEDATVVIKGGKITNITLRRLDTSGKEIDYNKWTGQKDPKSGKVFPNLKKFRVDMAKRMIDKQTYNVDTIAGATESTKNWKIAVKNALEKAKK
- a CDS encoding VIT1/CCC1 transporter family protein, translating into MDALSKAKKFYKDEFESKQLYSYLAKVETNPEIKETFNELTKIEAKHAKFWYMFLNERGINVSAILHNHRLWIYKILRMLLGNRLFITILEMKESNSTDEYYNYYNDPILTEKERNYLSQIIEDELEHEKNFGKQKGNSDFGNIRDFILGMNDGLVEILGTVTGLTAVYPKSSLAVGTSGLVVGIAGALSMAIGAYTSVRSQRQVNEGIKNKMELLFNVSKDRAKEELLSKLNDSGIPNDISKEVVEKLGDNKDAMTNLLVEDVKENEIKSALYTGIAYLVGLVFPVIPYFFVASSSLVALVFSVIFAAIALSIVGTVVSIASESLSIKSKIIEMVVTGLGAAALSYLFGKLVQLIFGIQA
- a CDS encoding DnaJ domain-containing protein — translated: MQNPYEVLGLKEGASIEEVKKAYRELVKKYHPDQYGDNPLRDLAEEKLREINDAYKAIMEGNTSTNSNNGYGRSYNNSESAYSDDESMYYEVINALNRNDIYTAENILNNIRNRSARWYYLYGHINYRRGRFGEAYNNFRTAVNMEPNNVEYREALNNMEMQRGAYQGDVYRRTDRDDCCQALFTLWACDTCCECMGGDICRCF
- a CDS encoding DUF5685 family protein, with translation MFGYIKPYKPELKIKDYDIFRAYYCGLCKEIGKRYGEISRFTLNYELTYLAIFLSGLSNEKINMAVEGCIANPFKKKPIIKNNPFIQYAADMNSILVYYKFVDMKKDNKNILSGAMEALFRRQYIKSYRRYPYKAQIIKKYLDDLCKLENEKCDKVDIAAEPFANILKEVFAYDYLDVDKDSAKNIKEIAYHLGRFIYIIDAYNDMEEDIKRSNYNPFVLQFNYNGMDYNIKKEIDDWTNFNLTFTLSNIANIYERIKFKKNIGIIENIFKIGLFIEFRRIVEGEKSCKTHMKY
- a CDS encoding QueT transporter family protein, giving the protein MNKSTKKIVFGALIAAIYAVVTIALAPISYGQIQVRVAEALTILPFFSAYSILGLFVGCIIANLVGGNGILDIVFGSLATLIAAIITYYIGRSKLKFKRYLAPLPPVIINAIVIGIELNIVLKLPLIASMLWVGLGELIACYVLGLPILLFIDKNEKLKEYLS
- a CDS encoding ABC transporter substrate-binding protein; this encodes MKRLKRILSIALIGSVLLSATACTNGTKQATTSNEKPNENKVIELTFWHAMGGKGGEAINKMVEDFNQSHPNIKVTAQYQGTYDDALNKLKTSEQSKAGPDIMQVYDIGTKFMIDSKWATPVQKFIDEDKFDTSKLEPNLLKYYTVDNKLYSMPFNSSTPILYYNKNAFKEAGLDPNKPPKNFKEIEEYGKKLLKKDASGKVIQYGYSMAIYGWFFEQFMAKQGALYANNGNGRDKAATAVAFNNDAGLNIINWWKKLVDEGVAGNFGRKTDDTKNAFIAGRTAMIIESTASLKSILDGAGSKFEVGTAYLPALNDNKDGGVVIGGASLWILNNKSDEYQKAAWEFVKFMVSPKEQVFWNENTGYFPVTKEAYDLPEMKTHLEKYPQFKTAIDQLHSTPINTATQGALIGVYPEARQTIEKNIEKVLNNQATPKQALDDAEKSINSALDNYNKTVAK
- a CDS encoding carbohydrate ABC transporter permease; protein product: MKWLIRRISLYLVNIILAIIVIFPIIYALSISLMPASEAFQYPPKLIPHSLYLGNYIEALNSVPILRFILNSFIVSAIVTIGQILTSSLAAYAFAFYEFKGKNIIFAIFLSTMMIPGEAIIIANYLTIRQLNWLNTYAGLIIPYLSSALGIFLLRQFYLTIPKDYYEAAQLDGCKRFEFLIKVVMPLSRPAIGSLAVYSFLMTWNQYMWPILITNTDNMRTVQIGISMLQWSDSQSFGLIMAGVIMILLPSIITFIFGQKQLIEGLNAGALKG